The Elgaria multicarinata webbii isolate HBS135686 ecotype San Diego chromosome 1, rElgMul1.1.pri, whole genome shotgun sequence genome has a window encoding:
- the GHRH gene encoding LOW QUALITY PROTEIN: somatoliberin (The sequence of the model RefSeq protein was modified relative to this genomic sequence to represent the inferred CDS: substituted 1 base at 1 genomic stop codon): MLDRALPFFFLHFVMCSLSSPLYPALRYSPLPFSGKAVSFQLQESGLVQSQNLSVEEQEAEHLLSDPAEKRMQRHADAIFTDSYRKVRGKMSAQKLLQGIVGKRIGISPHLSTKTMGCVXLLTRRQSDSILMDSRYHQQMELRNFLGAMLQNQRPQDINNDNLEDFVSVLAKLMEL; the protein is encoded by the exons ATGCTGGACAGGGCTcttccctttttcttcctccatttTGTCATGTGTTCCCTCTCATCTCCTCTCTACCCAGCACTGAG GTACAGTCCACTACCCTTTTCTGGCAAGGCAGTGAGCTTTCAGCTACAAGAAAGTGGCCTAGTGCAGAGCCAAAATCTCTCAGTAGAAGAGCAGGAAGCGGAGCACCTCCTCAGTGATCCTGCTGAGAAAAG AATGCAGCGTCATGCCGATGCCATATTCACCGATAGTTACCGGAAGGTCCGGGGAAAGATGTCAGCCCAGAAGTTATTACAGGGCATTGTTGGGAAAAGAATTGG GATCTCTCCACATTTATCTACAAAAACCATGGGTTGTGTCTAACTCTTGACCAGGCGCCAGTCTGACAGCATCCTTATGGACAGTCGCTACCACCAGCAGATGGAACTGAGGAATTTCTTGGGAGCCATGTTGCAGAATCAAAG GCCTCAAGATATCAACAATGACAATTTAGAAGATTTTGTCAGTGTTCTGGCCAAGCTCATGGAACTGTAA